A window of the Citrus sinensis cultivar Valencia sweet orange chromosome 9, DVS_A1.0, whole genome shotgun sequence genome harbors these coding sequences:
- the LOC102612928 gene encoding structural maintenance of chromosomes protein 6B-like — protein MGDYRFISQSGYGPQRSGAGTITRVRLENFMCHSSLQIELGEWVNFITGQNGSGKSAILTALCIAFGCRAKGTQRAATLKDFIKTGCSYAMVEVELKNRGEDAFKPEIFGDSIIIERRITESTSTTVLKDHQGKRVASRKQELLELIDHFNIDVENPCVIMSQDKSREFLHSGNDKDKFKFFFKATLLQQVNDLLQSIYNHLNKGDALVLELEATIKPTEKELSELQRKIRNMEHVEEITQDLQRLKKKLAWSWVYDVDRQLKEQTLKIEKLKDRIPRCQAKIDSRHSILESLRDCFMKKKAEIAVMVEKTSEVRRRKDELQQSISLATKEKLELEGELVRNTSYMQKMVNRVKGLEQQVHDIQEQHVRNTQAEESEIEAKLKELQCEIDAANITLSRMKEEDSALSEKLSKEKNEIRRISDEIEDYDKKCREIRSEIRELQQHQTNKVTAFGGDRVISLLRAIERHHHKFKSPPIGPIGSHVTLVNGDTWAPAVEQAIGRLLNAFIVTDHKDALLLRGCAREANYNHLQIIIYDFSRPRLSLPHHMLPHTKHPTTLSVLQSDNPTVINVLVDMGSAERQVLVRDYDVGKAVAFEQRISNLKEVYTLDGHKMFSRGSVQTILPLNRRLRTGRLCGSYDEKIKDLERAALHVQEEAQQCRKRKRDSEERLQDLQQHQQNVKRRCFSAERNRMSKELAFQDVKNSFAADAGPPSASAVDEISQEISNIQEEIEEKEIILEKLQFSMNEAEAKVEDLKLSFQSLCESAKEEVDTFEAAEKELMEIEKNLQTSESEKAHYEDVMRTRVVGAIKEAESQYRELELLRQDSCRKASVICPESEIEALGGWDGSTPEQLSAQVNRLNQRLKHESHQYSESIEDLRMLYKEKEHKILRKQQTYQAFREKVRACREALDSRWGKFQRNATLLKRQLTWQFNGHLGKKGISGKININYEEKTLSIEVKMPQDASSSNVRDTRGLSGGERSFSTLCFALALHEMTEAPFRAMDEFDVFMDAISRKISLDTLVDFALAQGSQWIFITPHDVGLVKQGERIKKQQMAAPRP, from the exons ATGGGGGATTATAGGTTTATTTCGCAATCCGGTTACGGCCCTCAGCGTTCCGGAGCTGGTACAATAACCCGAGTCCGATTGGAGAACTTCATGTGCCACAGTAGCCTTCAAATAGAACTCGGCGAGTGGGTCAATTTCATCACCGGTCAAAACGGAA GCGGTAAGAGTGCTATACTGACTGCTCTGTGTATTGCATTTGGGTGCCGAGCCAAAGGGACTCAAAGAGCCGCTACTTTGaaggattttattaaaactgGTTGCAG TTATGCTATGGTTGAAGTTGAGTTAAAAAACCGGGGTGAAGATGCATTTAAGCCAGAAATATTTGGTGATTCCATAATCATAGAACGCAGGATTACTGAATCTACTAGCACCACTGTTCTAAAGGATCACCAAG GGAAAAGAGTTGCCAGTCGGAAGCAGGAGCTTCTTGAACTGATAGATCATTTTAAT ATTGATGTTGAGAATCCGTGTGTGATAATGAGCCAAGACAAAAGCAGGGAGTTTCTTCATTCTGGGAATGACAAAGATAAATTCAAG TTCTTTTTCAAGGCCACACTTCTCCAGCAAGTAAATGATCTTCTACAAAGCATTTACAACCACCTTAATAAAGGAGATGCTCTTGTTCTGGAATTGGAGGCTACGATAAAGCCTACAGAGAAGGAACTTAGTGAGttgcaaagaaaaataagaaacatgGAACATGTGGAAGAAATAACTCAAGACCTGCAGCGATTAAAGAAGAAGCTTGCATGGTCTTGGGTGTACGATGTTGATAGGCAACTCAAGGAACAAACTCTGAagattgaaaagttaaaagatcGCATTCCTCGTTGCCAAGCTAAAATTGACAGTAGACAT AGTATATTGGAGTCACTGAGGGACTGTTTCATGAAGAAGAAAGCTGAAATAGCGGTCATGGTGGAAAAAACATCAGAAGTGAGGAGAAGGAAGGATGAGTTGCAGCAGTCTATTTCCTTG GCAACAAAAGAGAAGCTTGAGCTAGAAGGAGAGCTTGTTCGTAACACAAGTTACATGCAGAAGATGGTGAATCGTGTCAAAGGGCTTGAACAACAAGTCCATGATATTCAGGAGCAACATGTTAGAAATACACAG GCTGAAGAATCTGAGATAGAGGCAAAGCTGAAGGAACTCCAGTGTGAGATTGATGCCGCTAATATAACTCTTTCAAG GATGAAGGAAGAAGATAGTGCCTTGTCTGAGAAACTGTCTAAggaaaagaatgaaataagaaGGATTTCTGATGAG ATTGAGGATTATGATAAGAAGTGTCGTGAGATAAGATCTGAAATTCGTGAGCTCCAACAACATCAAACCAACAAG GTTACAGCTTTTGGAGGAGACCGAGTGATTTCTCTTTTACGTGCTATTGAGCGACATCATCATAAGTTTAAAAGTCCGCCCATTGGTCCAATTGGTTCCCATGTG ACCTTGGTCAATGGGGATACATGGGCTCCTGCTGTTGAGCAAGCGATTGGGAGGCTGCTTAATGCTTTTATTGTGACTGATCATAAGGATGCTCTTCTTCTCAGAGGATGTGCAAGAGAAGCTAACTATAACCACCTTCAGATCATCATATATGACTTTTCAAGACCAAG attGAGCTTGCCCCACCACATGCTTCCTCATACAAAGCACCCTACTACACTTTCTGTTTTACAATCAGATAATCCTACCGTAATAAATGTCTTGGTGGATATG GGCAGTGCTGAGAGGCAAGTTCTTGTTAGAGATTATGATGTGGGAAAAGCTGTTGCTTTTGAGCAAAGAATTTCAAATCTGAAGGAGGTCTACACTTTGGACGGACATAAAAT GTTTTCTCGAGGGTCAGTCCAGACAATTCTGCCATTAAACAGGAGGCTCAGAACTGGCCGTCTTTGTGGTTCTTATGACGAGAAGATTAAGGATCTTGAAAGAGCTGCGTTACATGTACAGGAAGAAGCTCAACAATGCAGAAAGAGGAAGAGGGATTCAGAAGAAAGACTTCAGGATCTTCAACAACATCAACAAAACGTTAAG AGGAGGTGCTTTAGTGCGGAACGGAATCGGATGTCAAAGGAACTAGCTTTTCAGGATGTGAAGAATTCATTTGCTGCTGATGCTGGTCCACCATCTGCATCAGCAGTTGATGAGATTTCTCAAGAAATTTCA AATATTCAAGAGGAAATAGAAGAGAAGGAGATCATTCTGGAAAAGCTCCAATTCAGCATGAATGAAGCAGAAGCTAAAGTCGAAGACCTTAAGTTATCATTTCAGAGTTTATGTG AGTCAGCAAAAGAAGAGGTTGATACCTTTGAGGCAGCAGAGAAAGAGCTAATGGAGATAGAAAAAAATCTACAAACTTCAGAATCG GAGAAGGCTCACTATGAAGATGTAATGAGAACCAGGGTTGTCGGTGCTATCAAAGAGGCAGAGTCGCAGTATCGGGAGCTTGAACTTCTCCGTCAG GATAGTTGCAGAAAGGCTTCTGTTATTTGTCCTGAGAGTGAGATTGAAGCTTTAGGAGGTTGGGATGGTAGCACTCCTGAACAACTCAGCGCTCAAGTAAACAGACTGAATCAGAGGCTTAAGCATGAGAGTCACCA ATATTCTGAATCAATTGAAGACTTGAGGATGTTGTATAAGGAAAAAGagcataaaattttaagaaaacagCAAACTTACCAAGCTTTTCGGGAAAAAGTGAGG GCTTGTCGAGAAGCGCTGGACTCGCGATGGGGCAAGTTTCAAAGAAATGCTACTCTTTTGAAGCGTCAGTTGACTTGGCA attTAATGGCCATCTGGGAAAGAAGGGGATTAGCgggaaaattaatattaactaTGAGGAAAAGACTCTCTCCATTGAG GTAAAGATGCCCCAAGATGCATCAAGCAGCAATGTTCGTGACACGAGGGGACTTTCAG GTGGGGAGCgttcattttcaacattatgCTTTGCATTGGCTCTTCACGAAATGACAGAAGCTCCATTTCGAGCAATGGACGAGTTTGATGTGTTCATG GATGCAATTAGCCGGAAAATAAGCTTAGATACATTAGTGGATTTTGCTTTGGCACAAGGATCCCAGTGGATATTTATCACCCCTCATGATGTCGG TTTAGTGAAACAAGGAGAGAGGATCAAGAAACAGCAGATGGCAGCTCCTCGTCCTTGA
- the LOC127900008 gene encoding zinc finger protein ZAT9, translating into MDKHRICKICNRRFANGKAMGGHMRSHFAKHPISSSNINPSPPKYPSSSSSLSNMQTYRSVNNRPFSGLEDESEAESSRNLTKARSKRPLRTIESVSNSVTENFLSDREVAMCLLKLSKDNWLQKDKQVVVAEAVVDEDEYVRGKSDDGDNDEEEDKEEDESSLVSRTNKYKCKTCKKEFRSYQALGGHKASHKKIKIHHNGSSDAAAAGDAVVMDQRVFKCPFCDKVFDSGQALGGHKKIHFTYLATPITKITSSAKSSGAKFIDLNLPAPEDDSEVSQV; encoded by the coding sequence ATGGATAAGCACAGGATTTGCAAGATCTGTAACAGACGTTTTGCTAATGGCAAAGCCATGGGAGGTCACATGAGATCTCACTTTGCAAAACATCCGATTTCTTCATCAAACATCAACCCATCCCCACCAAAATAcccatcttcatcttcttcactGAGTAACATGCAAACTTATCGATCTGTTAATAATCGACCTTTTTCCGGTCTTGAGGATGAAAGTGAGGCTGAGTCCTCGAGGAATTTGACGAAAGCAAGATCGAAAAGGCCTCTTAGGACGATTGAATCTGTAAGTAATTCAGTTACTGAAAATTTTTTGTCCGATAGAGAAGTTGCTATGTGTCTTCTAAAGCTTTCAAAGGATAACTGGTTACAAAAGGACAAACAAGTAGTGGTTGCAGAAGCAGTGGTGGATGAAGATGAATATGTAAGAGGCAAGAGCGATGATGGTGACAATGACGAGGAGGAGgataaagaagaagatgagtCGTCTTTGGTTTCGCGAACTAATAAGTACAAGTGCAAGACATGCAAGAAAGAGTTTCGATCTTATCAAGCATTAGGAGGACACAAAGCCAGTCACAAGAAGATTAAGATTCATCATAATGGGAGTAGTGATGCAGCTGCTGCTGGTGATGCTGTTGTTATGGATCAAAGAGTCTTTAAGTGCCCGTTTTGTGACAAAGTGTTTGATTCTGGCCAAGCCCTCGGTGGGCACAAGAAAATTCACTTCACTTACTTAGCTACCCCTATCACAAAAATTACTTCATCAGCAAAATCATCTGGTGCAAAATTTATAGATCTTAATTTACCAGCCCCTGAAGATGATAGTGAAGTAAGTCAAGTTTAA